A single genomic interval of Agromyces cerinus harbors:
- the pyrE gene encoding orotate phosphoribosyltransferase — translation MTLREPQPIDAVRAQLIDFIAADAVFHGDFTLTSGKKATYYVDLRKVSLDHRVAPLIGQVMIDLIKDVPDVVAVGGMTMGADPIASAILHQGAAQGLAYDAFVVRKEPKDHGRGKQVEGPDLAGKRVIVLEDTSTTGGSPIKAIEALRKVGAEVVAVAVVVDRATGAREVIEAEGVPYLYAIGLEDLGLA, via the coding sequence GTGACCCTCCGAGAGCCTCAGCCCATCGACGCCGTGCGCGCCCAGTTGATCGACTTCATCGCGGCAGACGCCGTGTTCCACGGGGACTTCACCCTCACCAGTGGCAAGAAGGCGACCTATTACGTCGACCTCCGCAAGGTGAGTCTCGACCACCGGGTCGCTCCGCTCATCGGTCAGGTCATGATCGATCTCATCAAAGATGTGCCCGACGTGGTCGCCGTCGGCGGCATGACCATGGGCGCCGACCCGATCGCCTCGGCGATCCTGCACCAGGGCGCGGCCCAGGGCCTCGCCTACGACGCCTTCGTCGTGCGCAAGGAGCCGAAGGACCACGGTCGCGGCAAGCAGGTCGAGGGTCCCGACCTCGCCGGCAAGCGCGTGATCGTGCTCGAAGACACCTCGACCACCGGCGGTTCGCCGATCAAGGCGATCGAGGCGCTCCGCAAGGTCGGCGCGGAGGTCGTGGCGGTCGCCGTCGTGGTCGACCGGGCGACCGGTGCCCGCGAGGTCATCGAGGCCGAAGGCGTGCCCTACCTGTACGCCATCGGGCTGGAAGACCTGGGGTTGGCCTGA